CAAAGACGAAGATGATTTTACTACTCTGTTCTCCGTAGCGGATCAATTGTCGAATTATTTAGTGCGCAGTACGACTAATCGCCAAGCGAAGACGCTGACGGAAGACGATGTGTTCCTTAAGCCACAAGTTGGTGATATGGAAACGACAGAATTTGACAAGATGCCTGAAGCGTTCAGAAAAGGTTATCAAATTACTATTCAAAACAAAGAGTTACTCAAACGCTACAGCGTGTCTTCATCTGAGTATCAGGATTACGTTGATCACAAAGAAGATGTACGCAGAAAGCTGCGATATGGCGACGAAATCACCGTTGATAAGATTGTTGTCCATAATCACACTCACTATAGTGATGCCATACTAGAGAAACATTTGGGCCTTAGTGCAGGTCATCGCTATAAAACGTCGGAAGTTGAGCAGAGTATTCAGAATCTTTACGCGTTAGATCGTTTTGAATTGATCACTTATCGCTATGATAAAATTGACGATCAGGACGCCTTAATTGTAAACGTCAAAGAAAAGTCTTGGGGTCCTAACTATGTCAACTTCCGTTTCTTCCTGGAAGATGACTTTGATACTGACAGTCAATACGCAATAGGGGTATCGACCAATTTTACCAATATCAATGAGTTTGGCGCTGAGCTGACTCTTAATGTTGAAATGGGCACAGATAAACTCATAGAAGGGGAATTTTACAGCCCGATTTTTTCCAGTTCTGACGTGTTCACTACTTTGGGCGTCACGTTCAGCAATGAAAAGGTCAATGTGTCTAACGATGTAGGGGAAGTGCCGTCACTCAAAGCGACTCAAGATTTTTTCCCGATATCGTTTACTGAGTGGGAATCTGAGTGGGCTGTGGGTTACCAAGATACTTTGTGGCGACGATTTAAAGTCGGTGTCAGATACACTGATGGCTCAGGAGAACTCGCGTCGCTGCCATCATTGGGTGACGTCTCATTTAAGCGATTAGGTGCGTTTGCCAATTATCGCATCGATACCTTAGATAACTACAGTTTGCCCAATAGAGGGCTGTACTTGAATCTGGATTACCTAGTGTCACATGATGAAAGTGTCGGCAGTTCAGGTAGTGTTTTCGCAGGTCATGATGAAGATACGGCTTATGAATATGGTGCTAAGATCGTCTATGCCAATAGCTTCTCGCGCCATACTTTGGTTGCGAACCTCGATGTTGGAGTGGTAGAAAGCAAAAATTCTTCTCTTATCATCGACCCCAAAGAGCTTGGCGGCTTCCTCAATTTATCTGGTATCCCACGTAATAGCTTGATTGGTCAGAACAAAGCGTTTGGTAGTTTGGTGTATCGCTACCGTTGGTTCGACAATGACTTTGGGTTGTTTTCTTCACCATTTTACTTAGGTGCGTCTTTTGAATACGGTGGTGTTTGGTCAGATCCAAGCATCAAACTCGATTCGGCGCCATTGTACGCTGCAGGTTCTCTGTTTGCCGGGGTTGATTCTCCCGTTGGGCCAATCATGTTTGGCTATGGCAGAACAGAACAAAACTACGATTCTATATACTTGATTATAGGGACGAGTTTTAAATAGTTATTTAATAATTCATTCAATCAATCATCTATTATCAAAGCAGGGAATTGATGAAATTAAGCAAAGAAAATCATAGAACTTTAGTCTTAAGTTGCTATGTTGGTCAAAATGATGAGATTTTAATTTATCGTTAAATTTGCTATCCTACTGCCCACAGTTTGGCCTCTCTGGCACTGTTTCTCACTCAAGATGAATGAAAAATATGGCAAAAAGGAGAGCCAAGTTTCCAAGGATGTTCACTTCGTTACGTTGAATAATAGTAATAATAACGGAGGAACCGCAATGAGAGGAAAAAGTCGTGCTTGAAGCCTATCGTAAACACGTCGCAGAGCGTGCTGCTGAAGGAGTTGTTCCTAAACCACTAGACGCCGAGCAAGTTGCTGGTCTTGTCGAACTTCTGAAAAATCCCCCTCAAGGTGAAGAAACTGTAATTCTTGACCTACTAGAAAATCGTATCCCACCTGGCGTAGATGAAGCTGCATATGTCAAAGCAGGTTTTCTGACGGCTATTACCAAAGGCGAAGTGGAATCGCCACTGGTAAGTCGTGAAAAAGCAGCTGAGTTGTTGGGTACGATGCAGGGTGGCTACAATATCGCTCCGCTAGTTGACCTTCTTGATGATGACGCGTTGGCATCTATTGCTGCAAAAGCACTATCTCACACTCTACTCATGTTTGATGCTTTCTATGACGTAGAGGAGAAAGCGAAAGCAGGTAACACTTACGCACAGCAAGTACTGCAATCTTGGGCTGATGCTGAGTGGTTTACCTCGAAAGAGAAAGTTGCTGAGAAAATTACCGTTAAAGTATTCAAAGTCACTGGTGAAACTAACACCGATGACTTGTCTCCGGCGCCTGATGCATGGTCGCGCCCAGATATCCCAGTGCACGCGAAAGCGATGCTGAAAATGGAACGTGATGGTATCAACCCAGACGAACCAGGAAGCGTTGGTCCTATCAAACAAATCGAAGAGCTACAAAAAGATGGTATTCCATTGGCTTACGTCGGTGATGTCGTGGGTACCGGTTCTTCACGTAAGTCAGCGACTAACTCTGTACTTTGGTTCATGGGTGAAGATATCCCATTTGTACCAAACAAACGTACAGGCGGTATCTGTTTAGGCGGTAAGATCGCACCAATCTTCTACAACACGATGGAAGACTCAGGTGCACTACCAATTGAGCTAAACGTTCAAGACATGAACATGGGTGACGTGATTGAAATTTACCCATATGAAGGTGTTGTGCGCAAAGGTGGCGCAGAAATTTCAAACTTTGAGCTGAGCAAGGTACTGCTTGATGAAGTGCGCGCTGGTGGCCGTATTCCATTGATCATTGGTCGTGGTTTAACAAGTCGTGCTCGTACTTCGCTTGGCCTAGAAGAAAACGATCTGTTTGCGAAGCCGATTGATCCTTCCGCATCAAGCAAGGGTTACACACTGGCTCAGAAGATGGTCGGTAAAGCATGTGGCGTTGAAGGTGTTCGCGCTGGTCAATACTGCGAACCTAAGATGACGACAGTCGGTTCTCAGGATACAACTGGCCCTATGACGCGTGATGAGCTAAAAGACCTTGCGTGTCTTGGCTTCTCAGCTGATCTAGTGATGCAGTCATTCTGTCATACTTCTGCGTATCCAAAACCAGTCGACGTCAACACGCACCATACGTTGCCTGATTTCATCATGAACCGTGGTGGTGTCTCTCTTCGTCCAGGCGATGGCGTTATCCACTCATGGCTAAACCGTATGCTTCTTCCTGATACTGTTGGTACAGGTGGTGACTCGCACACTCGTTTCCCTCTGGGTATTTCATTCCCAGCTGGTTCTGGTCTAGTTGCGTTTGCTGCAGCGACAGGTGTTATGCCGCTTGATATGCCGGAATCAATCTTGGTTCGTTTTAAAGGCGAAATGCAGCCAGGTATCACGCTACGTGATTTAGTTCATGCGATTCCTTACTACGCCATTCAACAAGGTCTATTGACAGTTGAGAAAGCGGGTAAGATTAACGAATTCTCTGGCCGCGTGCTTGAGATTGAAGGTGTTGAACACCTAACGGTTGAGCAGGCGTTTGAGCTTTCAGATGCTTCTGCAGAGCGTTCAGCGGCTGGTTGTACAGTTAAATTGTCTCAAGAGTCGATTGAAGAGTATCTAAACTCGAATATCACCATGCTTAAGTGGATGATTTCCGAAGGTTACGGTGACCGTCGTACTATCGAGCGTCGTATCACTGCGATGGAAGAGTGGTTGGCGAAGCCAGAGTTGATGGAAGCAGACGCAGATGCGGAATACGCTCACATCATTGAAATCGACCTAGCAGAAATTGATCAACCTATTCTGTGTGCACCAAACGATCCAGATGACGCTCGTCTACTTTCTGAAGTTCAGGGTACCAATATCGATGAAGTCTTCATTGGTTCTTGTATGACTAACATCGGCCATTTCCGCGCTGCAGGTAAGCTACTAGAACAGTTCGGTGGTCAGTTAGATACTCGCCTATGGGTGGCTCCACCAACGAAGATGGACCGCGATCAGCTAACCGAAGAAGGTTACTACGGTATATACGGCCGTGCTGGTGTTCGTATTGAAACGCCAGGGTGTTCACTATGTATGGGTAACCAGGCACGTGTGGCAGATAAGGCGACAGTAATGTCAACGTCGACACGTAACTTCCCGAACCGTTTAGGTACCGGTGCTAACGTTTATCTTGCTTCTGCTGAGCTTTCGGCGGTTGGTGCGATTCTAGGTAAGATTCCCACTAAGGAAGAGTATCTAGAGTACGCGAAGCAAATCGACGCGACAGCCGCAGATACCTACCGTTACTTGAACTTCCATAAGATGGATCAGTACACTAAGAAAGCGGACTCAGTGATTTTTCAAGAGCCTGCATAATTAGCTCTGGAACACTGAATGGCTGACTAAGCGCCCACCTTAAGGTGGGCGCTTTTTTTGGACAATGGGAACGGACTTGGTCCTATGGAACGCTTCGCTCTAGATGCGAGAGTAGTAGGATCTATTCTAATTCTGTCATTCCCTAGACTGACGAAGGAAGGAGTAGGGAATCTCTTCAAGTATGTCGTTGTTTTAAAAGATCCCCAACTCATTCGTTCCTCATTCTTGAGGATGACGAGAGTGAGTTGCAATTAATCATAAGAATGGAGTTTGTCGTCTATACCTCGCCTCACACCTTTAGTCCTTGTATACTCCCGCCCATTGAGTTAGGCAGAACCGCAAGAGGCGCCCTATGGAATTTGAGTTTATTAGAAACACTTTAATGGGCGAGTACTACGTTAAGTCGAGTATGGGCCATGAAATTGCTGGTCGCTGGTTGCAGGAAGAAATCGGTAAGGATTGGCAGAAGATAGAGCAGGTCGAGTCTATGCTAGAGGCTGTACACCAGTCTCCACTTCAGGAACACACCATGCTGGGTACTGAGATTTCCATCTCTATTCATGGTGATGAAGTCACCATTCAAGAGAATGTGTTGGCGCATGGGGAAGCGATGGCAGAAGACAGCGAGTTTAATTTTTATGACAGTGAGAGTACGGCCAGTTGTGGCTTAGATGACTTTGAGCTACTGATTGAACAATGGAAAGGTTTTCTGACCACCAAATAAATCTGCACTGATATAGTGAAGAATGAAATTATTGCCTCATTATTGTGATAAAGGCGCACCGTTATGGTGCGCCTTTTTGTGTATTTGGCCCTCTGCGATTAATAAATCATTAATTATCAAATGCTTAATAAGTTGGCATGTCACTTGGATTATTAAAGATAAAAAGGATGACAGCTTCAGAGAGGATGCGATGAAACTTATTAATGCGATTATCAAACCATTCAAATTAGACGATGTTCGAGAGGCTCTTGCTGATGTCGGTATCGAAGGTATGACGGTATCCGAAGTGAAAGGATTTGGGCGTCAGAAAGGCCACACCGAGCTTTATCGTGGTGCAGAGTATCAAGTGGATTTCCTGCCTAAGGTGAAACTCGAGATAGCAACACAGGCTGAAAATGTAGACCGCGTGATTGAAGCTGTATCCAAAGCGGCGCACACAGGAAAAATCGGTGACGGAAAAATCTTTGTTTATGACCTGAGCCAGGCAGTGCGCATTCGTACTGGTGAAATGGACGCTGAGGCGCTTTAAGAATTCAAAGAACTGGAGATAAAAAAATGGAATTAACAACCACAGTAACCGAATTACGTTATGCACTAGACACTTTTTTTCTTCCTCATTTCAGGTGCGTTGGTCATGTGGATGGCGGCTGGTTTTGCCATGCTTGAGGCGGGTTTAGTTCGTTCAAAGAACACCACTGAAATTCTGACCAAAAATGTTTGCTTATATGCAATTGCATGTACCATGTATTTGGTCGTTGGCTACAACATCATGTATGTCGACAATGGTGAAGGCGGCTGGCTACCTTCATTTGGTACGTTGATAGGAACACAAGGGGAAGGCGCAGACCACTCTCTAGAATCTGACTTCTTCTTCCAAGTGGTGTTTGTTGCGACAGCTATGTCTGTTGTGTCTGGTGCGGTCGCAGAGCGAATGAAGTTATGGTCATTCCTTATTTTCTCAATGGTACTTACGGCATTTATCTACCCAATGGAAGGTTACTGGACTTGGGGAGGAGGTTTCTTGTCAGAAGCGGGATTTAGTGACTTTGCTGGCTCAGGTATTGTACACATGGCGGGTGCAGCCGCGGCATTAGCAGGTGTATTACTGTTAGGCGCTCGAAAAGGCAAATACGGGAAAAATGGTGAGATTTACCCAATTCCGGGTTCGAACATGCCCCTTGCGACACTGGGTACCTTTATCCTTTGGTTCGGTTGGTTTGGTTTCAACGGTGGTTCTCAGTTGATGGTCTCTGACTTTGAGAATGCAACGGCAGTAGGTCAAATCTTCCTCAACACAAATGCGGCAGCAGCAGCTGGTGCGATTGCCGCTCTTCTGGTGTGTAAAACGACGTGGGGTAAAGCAGACCTAACGATGATCCTCAATGGTGCATTGGCTGGTCTGGTTGCCATCACTGCCGATCCGCTGTCTCCATCGCCAATCTATGCCGTGGCTATTGGTGCAGTATCGGGCGCACTTGTCGTGTTCAGTATCATTGCGCTTGATAAGCTCAAGGTTGACGATCCAGTGGGGGCGATTTCGGTGCACGGTGTATGTGGTTTCTTCGGCCTGATGGTTGTGCCACTGAGTAATGGTGATGCAACGTTTGGTGCTCAGCTATTGGGTGCGGCGGTTATCTTTGCTTGGGTGTTCGGTGCAAGTCTTGCGGTGTGGGCAGTGCTTAAAGCAACGATCGGAATCCGAGTGTCTGAAGATGAAGAATTGGAAGGTATGGACATGCACGATTGTGGTGTGGGTGCCTACCCTGAATTTGTGACTGTGAAATAAGTTCGAACAAGACACAGACTGTTACAAATAAAATACTCAAAAACCTGCCAAGTTCGGCAGGTTTTTGCGTTTTACAGCATTGTTTTCTAAATCATCATGAATATAATAACGCAACTGATAAACGTTATCATTACGAAGTTAAAGGACTGAACCAATGAAAAAACTGCTGACTCTTTCTGCTCTGGCATGTGCGACATTAGCACCGACTGCGATGGCTGCTGAAGAAGTGAACGTCTACTCTTACCGTCAACCTTTCCTAGTTGAACCTATGTTCAACGAGTTCACTAAAGAAACAGGCATCAAAGTAAACGTTAAGTTCGCAAAGAAAGGCCTAGCAGAGAAACTAGCTCAAGAAGGCGAGTACAGCCCAGCTGACGTGATTCTGACGGTAGACATCAGCCGTTTGTCTGAGCTAACTAAGCAAGACTTGGTTCAGTCAGTAGAAAGCGCTGTTCTTGAAAAGAACATCCCAGCTCAGTACCAAGATGCTGACAATGAGTGGTTTGCTCTGACAACCCGTACTCGTAGCGTTTACTCTTCACGTGACCGTGTTGGTAAGCTAGGTGATGATTTCACGTACGCTGATCTTACTAAGCCTGAATTCAAAGGCAAAATCTGTACTCGTAGTGGTAAGCACCCTTACAACGTTTCTCTCGTCTCTTCCATGATTGCTCATAAAGGCGAAGCGGAAACTAAAGAGTGGCTAGAAGGCGTTAAAGCTAACCTAGCGCGTAAACCTCAAGGTAACGACCGTGCACAGGTTAAAGCGATTAAAGAAGGTCTATGTGACGTTTCTCTGGGTAACAGCTACTACCTAGGTAAGATGGTGAACGATAAAGAGCAGAAAGCGTGGGCTGATGCGGTTTACATTAACTTCCCTAACCAGAAAACAACTGGTACGCATGTAAACATCTCTGGTATGGCAATGGCTAAGTACTCTCCGAACAAAGAGAACGCACTTAAGCTGATGGAATTCCTAGCGGGTGATAAAGCTCAAAGCATGTACGCTGAAGTGAACTACGAGTACCCAGTGAAAGAAGGCGTTAAGCGTTCTGACCTAGTAGCATCTTGGGGCGATTTCAAAGCTGACACGATTTCTCTCGATGAAATTGCCGACCACCACGCAGCAGCAATCAAGCTTCTTGATGAAGTGAAGTTCGACCTGTAATCGTTCGACGCTTTATATACACAACCTCAAGTCGCTCTTTTACAAGGGCCACTTGAGGTTGTTTGTTTATAAGGGTATAACAGACCCTTAAGCGTATTGAAGGTATATGAGATGTATTAGCAAGTGCATTTGATTGATGTATACCTGTGATTGTTAGGCGATGAAAGAAAATAATTATTTATGGAAAACCAGTAGTGGGACGTTAGCCCTGCTACTGGTTTTGCCGATCTTAGCGATATTCCTTACCTCTATCGGCGAGACGGATGACCTGTTCTCGCATCTGATGTCGACGGTAATGCCAACCTATACCTTTAATACGGTAGTCTTGGCCGCAGGTACGATGGCTCTGTCCCTAGTTTTTGGTATCCCTTCTGCTTGGATTATGGCCATGTGTCGGATACCCAGCGAGCGGATTTTACAATGGGCTTTAGTGTTGCCTCTGGCTATGCCGGGTTACATCGTTGGTTACATCTTTACTGATTGGCTCGACTTTGCCGGACCATTACAAATTTTGCTGCGTGATTTAACAGGTTGGGGCCCCGGAGATTATTGGTTTCCAGATATCAGAACGTTGACTGGCGCTATCATTGTGCTGGCATTGGTGCTTTACCCTTACGTTTATCTGCTGTGTCGTGCTGCATTTATGGAGCAAAATGTCTCTTTGCTGCAATCAGCGCGCTTACTAAAATGCTCTCCTTGGGAAAGTTTCTGTCGTATCTCGCTTCCACTTGTCCGCCCCTCCATTGCCGTCGGTCTGTCGTTGGTTGCAATGGAAACCATTGGTGATTTCGGTACGGTGAGCTATTTCGCCGTCAATACTCTGACCACTGCGGTTTATGATACCTGGCTCGGTTACTCAAGCTTGACCGCGGCCGCTAAGATTTCTGCCATTATGTTGGTGTTTGTGATTCTCCTGCTTAGCGCAGAGCGCTACAGTCGTCGTAAACAAAAACTATTCCAGAATCAGTTCAGTAGCCGGGAGGACTTTCGTTACGAGTTATCAGGCTGGAAGAAATGGCTGGCGCTGACTTGGTGCTGGGGACTGGTTGCGATTGCATTCTTGTTCCCGTTGATGCAACTGGTGATCTACGCTTATAAGTATTTTGCACAGAGCTGGACACCGGAATTCCGAGAATACGCGTTGAATAGCCTCTACGTTTCGCTATCGGCGGCCGTTATTGGGGTAATTGTCGCTATCACCGTGAATTTTTATAATCGCTTAGCAGCTAACCGTCAGGGGCTGGCGTTCATGCGCTTGTCTTCTATGGGGTACGCGGTACCGGGGACCGTGTTGGCGATCGGGGTAATGGTCCCGGTTTTGTTTATGGACCATTTGGTCAATGACATTGCCAAATTTATGCAATGGGGTAGGCCGGGGCTGGTTTTTTCAGGCTCAATGTTTGCGCTTATTTTTGCCTTGGTCGTCCGATTTTCTGCGGTTGCAATCGGCAGTATTGAAAGCAGCTTAAATAAGGTTTCGCCCTCTCTGGATATGGCTTCCCGCACTATGGGGTGCAATTCCAATCAGATGTTGTGGCGAGTGCATTTCCCTTTGATTCGCCGTGGTGCCTTAATTGCTGGCTTGTTGGTTTTTATTGAATCAATGAAAGAGCTGAATGCAGCGTTGCTGCTTAGGCCTTTCAACTTCGAAACATTGGCAACCTATGTCTACAACTTTGCCTCTGACGAACAACTCGAATTGGCAGCCCTACCTGCGGTGCTGCTGGTATTAGTCGGATTGATTCCCTTAGTTATGGTTAACCGTTCACTGGAGCATACACACTGATGAGCTGTGCATTATCAATCAATAACTTAACTTGTAAGTACGATGAACAGACAACCGTATTGGAATCTCTGTCGCTAGAGGTGGAACACGGTGAGATTGTTTGCTTACTAGGTGCGAGTGGCTGCGGGAAGACCACTTTACTTAAAGCGATTGCGGGCTTGTTGCCGCTCAGCTCAGGCTCAATGAGTTTGAACTGTATGACGATTGACGACGGTAAACACTGGCTGCCGCCTGAGCAGCGTAATATTGGTATGATTTTTCAGGATTACGCCCTTTTCCCACACTTAACTGTTGAAGAAAATGTGGCTTTTGGTCTGAAGACGTTGGCTAATGGTGATAGAAAAGCCAAAGTGGCAGAAATGCTTGAGCTGGTTCACCTGACAGGTTTTGAGGGGCGCTATCCGCATCAGTTGTCCGGTGGACAGCAGCAGCGTGTGGCTATTGCTCGCTCATTAGCATACAAACCTGACCTACTGCTGTTAGATGAACCCTTTTCTAACATAGACACTCAGGTTCGACACGAGTTAATTGCAGAAATCCGTAAGATCTTCAAAAAGCATGGCGTCACGGCGATATTTGTTACTCATAGTCGGGAAGAGGCGTTTGCCTTCGCCGATAAGATGGCGGTGATGAACCACGGCGTGATTGAACAGTATGGTACGGCGAGTGAGCTTTACTATCAGCCTTCGAGCAAATTTGTTGCGGATTTCTTAGGAGGCGGCAGCTACTTGATCGCGAAGCGTGTGTCTGAGTCTGAGTTTGAAACTGAGTTAGGGGTGGTTGAGGCGCAAGCTCAGCAAGAAATTCAGCTACAAGCGGAATGTGAGCTATTGCTGCGTCCACAGCATGTTCAGATCAGTGCGACTGAGGAGAGTAGTGTGACGGTTTTGGAGCAACAGTTTATGGGTGACCATTGCCGTTATGTGATTGATGCCAGTGGTAGCCGATTGTTGGCCAGTTCCGCGGAGCCACTGTCGATAGGTCAACCTGTCTCGGTTAAAGTTGAAACGCAAGGTGTATTGGCTTTTTAAATAACAAAACACCCAGCAAATCGCTAGGTGTTTTGAGCTCTAGGCTAGTTACAGTTGTAAGAATGTTTTGAACTGTTCAACGATGCCTTCTGCGGTCTCCTTGTCCGCCATCTCTGCAAAGATACGCAGAAGAGGCTCGGTACCAGAGAATCGGGCAATGACCCAACCGCCATTTTTGAAATAGACTTTAGCGCCATCTTCGTAGCTCACGCGTTCAATTTCAAACTCAAACTGTGGTAGTTGCTTCTCGACATATATCTTGTGGTGGAGTGCCTGCTTTTGTCCGGCTTTAAAGCTACAGTCTCCTTCAGCCGTATAGGCGTAGCCGTATTTGGTATAGATTTCATCAAGCAGCTCAGAAAGCTTTTTGCCTGTCACTGAAATCATCTCAACCAGCAGACTGGAGGCAAACACGCCATCTTTACCTTTGATATGGCCGCGAATGGTCAAACCGCCCGAGCTTTCACCACCGATCAACGAATCATCGGCTTCCATTTGCGAGCTGATGTGCTTAAAGCCGACGGGTACTTCAAAGCTCTTCTCACCGTGGTCAGCTGCTATTTTGTCGAGGATATGAGTAGTCGCAATGTTACGAACTACGGAGCCGGACCAGCCTTTGTACTCAAGCAAGTAATAGTAAAGCAGGATCAGCACTTCATTAGGGTGAATAAAGTGACCTTTTTCGTCGATGATGCCGAGACGATCAGCGTCACCATCGGTACCAATACCAATATCGTAACCTTGCTCTGCAACAAGATGTTTTAGACGATATAAAGTGGCAGCGCTGGGAGACGGCATCAAGCCACCAAAGTCAGGGTTTTTGCCATCGTTAATCACATCAACGTCACAGCGACCATTGATCAATACCGTTTGCAGCGCGTTTTTAGCCACACCAAACATAGGATCAATCAGTACACGTAAATTGGCTTTTTTGATCGCTTCTATGTCGATAAAATCGATAATCGAATCGACGAATTCGTTCATTGGGTTAATGATTGTAATCAGTTTATCTTCAACCGCCTGCTCAAACTCTACGCTTTGCACTTTATCGCCAGTTAAAGCTGCAATTTGAGTTTCGATCTTTTCAGTGATTATCTCATCGGCATCACGGCCCCCTTCAATAAAGACTTTAATGCCGTTGTAATCTGCTGGGTTGTGGGACGCAGTAATGCATGCCGAGTAGGCACAACCCATCGCTTTGGCTTTAAACATCACAATTGGCGTCGGAACAAATTTGTCGATGAAGCTAACGGGAATATTGTTAGCAGCAAGCACCTCGGCGAACCAGCGCCCCGCTTTATCGGATAAAAAACGACGGTCATAACCAATAATGAATCCTTTGTCGGCGACTTTCTCGTGGTTGATGATGTTTGCCAGCGCTTGGGCAACCAAGCGAACATTGTCTTTGGTAAACTCTTCACCGATAAATGCGCGCCAGCCACCAGTACCAAACTTAATCATTGCTTTAATCCTTTATTCAACAAAAGAGCCTCTGCGAGAGAGGCCCGTTGGGTAGTTAACCAAGTACAACGACGACGTCGTTGACGCTGCCTTTTGGCTGTACGGGTATCGCGGAGCCAGACACTTCTTCTCCATTGACTAGGATCGATTTGACCCCTTTGCTCACTGAGTCTGGGTTCTCCACTTTGATGTTGTACGTCGCCTCTAGCCACTGACGGGTCACTTCGAAACCCGGCCAGTTGGTTGGGATACACGGATCAATCGTCAGCCCGTCAAAACCTGTACGTACGCCAAGAATGAAGTTGGTGACTGCGAAGTAAGCCCAGCCCGATGTGCCAGTTAGCCACGGGTGGTTGGCACGTCCGTGATCTTGGTGGTCACGACCCATGATGAACTGCACGTAAGAGTAGGGTTCTGCAATCCGTTTTTCGATAATGTCATTTTGGTTGTATGGGTTGAGTGCATCGTAAAATTTCATTGCACGGTCACCACGCCCCAATTTCGCTTCTGCAACCCAAGCCCATGGGTTTGGATGTGAGAAGATAGCGCCGTTTTCTTTGACGCCTTGATAAACGCGAGTGACGAAGCCGATGTCATCGTTAGGTGTGGCGAAAGATGGAGAGTTGAGGTGTAAGCCATACTCTGAGAATAGGTTCTCATCAACCGCATCCATCGCTTTCTCACCACGCTCTTGAGAAACGGCACCAGACAATACTGCTAGCGTATTTGACTCTAAGTGAACTCGACCTTCTGTTTGCTGAGCAGTACCGATCTTGTCACCATCTTTAGTCAGACCACGGATGTACCAACCGCCTTCATCATCCCAAAGATGTGTCTCACATGCTTCACGAACGTTTGCTGCCATTTCGGTGTATTTCTCTACATCTGCGTCTTTGCCCAAGAATTTAGCAAGGTCGATGAACTCTTGTAGCGCCCAGAAATGGAGGAACGACACCATTGATGATTCGCCACCGCCTAGGTTCAGGCAGTCGTTCCAGTCTGCGCGTAGACCTTTACAGATACCGGTTTGACCTACGTACTCAGCCGAGAAATCTAGGGCAGCTTTCATGTGATCATAAACGCTGGCATCGCCACCATCTGCGTAAGGAATTATTTCGTCGAAGAAGCTGTGCTCACCGATTTCCATCACGTATTTACAGATGGTTGGCACTAACCATAGGTGGTCATCAGAACACGTGTCTTCAATGCCGTGGATTTTGTCTTCGTCGGAAGGGGTAGGAACAACCGTTGGTGACTTAGACGGTTTCACGTCTGCTTTCTCTGGATCGAACCAGTCTGGATCGAATAGGTGCAGACCATAACCCGCTTTCACCTGACCGCGCAGTAGATCAACGATACGCTTGCGTGTCATTGCTGGGTTGGCATGAGGGACTGAAATCGCATCTTGTGCGGTATCGCGGTAACCAAGGCCAGTACGACCACCTACTTCGATAAAGGATGCAAAACGAGACCACACCACACAGGTTTCAGCTTGGTATAGTGTCCAAGCATTAATCATGGTATCTAGACCTTGGTTT
This window of the Vibrio neptunius genome carries:
- a CDS encoding iron ABC transporter permease, yielding MKENNYLWKTSSGTLALLLVLPILAIFLTSIGETDDLFSHLMSTVMPTYTFNTVVLAAGTMALSLVFGIPSAWIMAMCRIPSERILQWALVLPLAMPGYIVGYIFTDWLDFAGPLQILLRDLTGWGPGDYWFPDIRTLTGAIIVLALVLYPYVYLLCRAAFMEQNVSLLQSARLLKCSPWESFCRISLPLVRPSIAVGLSLVAMETIGDFGTVSYFAVNTLTTAVYDTWLGYSSLTAAAKISAIMLVFVILLLSAERYSRRKQKLFQNQFSSREDFRYELSGWKKWLALTWCWGLVAIAFLFPLMQLVIYAYKYFAQSWTPEFREYALNSLYVSLSAAVIGVIVAITVNFYNRLAANRQGLAFMRLSSMGYAVPGTVLAIGVMVPVLFMDHLVNDIAKFMQWGRPGLVFSGSMFALIFALVVRFSAVAIGSIESSLNKVSPSLDMASRTMGCNSNQMLWRVHFPLIRRGALIAGLLVFIESMKELNAALLLRPFNFETLATYVYNFASDEQLELAALPAVLLVLVGLIPLVMVNRSLEHTH
- a CDS encoding ABC transporter ATP-binding protein codes for the protein MSCALSINNLTCKYDEQTTVLESLSLEVEHGEIVCLLGASGCGKTTLLKAIAGLLPLSSGSMSLNCMTIDDGKHWLPPEQRNIGMIFQDYALFPHLTVEENVAFGLKTLANGDRKAKVAEMLELVHLTGFEGRYPHQLSGGQQQRVAIARSLAYKPDLLLLDEPFSNIDTQVRHELIAEIRKIFKKHGVTAIFVTHSREEAFAFADKMAVMNHGVIEQYGTASELYYQPSSKFVADFLGGGSYLIAKRVSESEFETELGVVEAQAQQEIQLQAECELLLRPQHVQISATEESSVTVLEQQFMGDHCRYVIDASGSRLLASSAEPLSIGQPVSVKVETQGVLAF
- a CDS encoding phosphoglucomutase/phosphomannomutase family protein, which gives rise to MIKFGTGGWRAFIGEEFTKDNVRLVAQALANIINHEKVADKGFIIGYDRRFLSDKAGRWFAEVLAANNIPVSFIDKFVPTPIVMFKAKAMGCAYSACITASHNPADYNGIKVFIEGGRDADEIITEKIETQIAALTGDKVQSVEFEQAVEDKLITIINPMNEFVDSIIDFIDIEAIKKANLRVLIDPMFGVAKNALQTVLINGRCDVDVINDGKNPDFGGLMPSPSAATLYRLKHLVAEQGYDIGIGTDGDADRLGIIDEKGHFIHPNEVLILLYYYLLEYKGWSGSVVRNIATTHILDKIAADHGEKSFEVPVGFKHISSQMEADDSLIGGESSGGLTIRGHIKGKDGVFASSLLVEMISVTGKKLSELLDEIYTKYGYAYTAEGDCSFKAGQKQALHHKIYVEKQLPQFEFEIERVSYEDGAKVYFKNGGWVIARFSGTEPLLRIFAEMADKETAEGIVEQFKTFLQL